Proteins encoded by one window of Salvia splendens isolate huo1 chromosome 5, SspV2, whole genome shotgun sequence:
- the LOC121804945 gene encoding transmembrane 9 superfamily member 12-like — protein sequence MLFFPRAMAFPSISRRKSCTFLTYLIVIFQACNGFYLPGSYMHTYSPGEEIFAKVNSLTSIETELPFSYYSLPYCKPPGGIKKSAENLGELLMGDQIDNSPYRFRMNVNESLYLCTTPELSENDVKLLKQRTRDLYQVNMILDNLPAMRFTNQNGVKIQWTGYPVGYTPQSSNDDYIINHLKFKVYIHEYEGAGVEIIGTGEEGMGVISEADKKKASGFEIVGFEVVPCSVKYDPKKMTKLHTYDTVASVGCPQEIGNSQIIREHERVSFTYDVEFVKSDIRWPSRWDAYLKMEGARVHWFSILNSLMVIFFLAGIVFVIFLRTVRRDLTRYEELDKEAQAQMNEELSGWKLVVGDVFREPSHPKLLCVMVGDGVQITGMAVVTIVFAALGFMSPASRGMLLTGMILLYLFLGIAAGYVGVRMWTTIKGTSTGWRSVSWSIACFFPGIVFVILTFLNFILWGSRSTGAIPLSLYFILLALWFCISVPLTLLGGHLGTRAEPIKYPVRTNQIPREIPARKYPSWLLVLGAGTLPFGTLFIELFFILSSIWLGRFYYVFGFLLVVLLLLVIVCAEVSVVLTYMHLCVEDWMWWWKAFYASGSVALYVFLYSINYLVFDLQSLSGPVSATLYLGYSLIMAVAIMLSTGTIGFLTSFYFVHYLFSSVKID from the coding sequence ATGCTTTTCTTCCCTAGAGCAATGGCGTTCCCTTCAATTTCAAGAAGGAAATCATGCACTTTTTTAACATACTTGATTGTAATATTTCAAGCCTGCAATGGTTTCTATCTTCCTGGAAGCTATATGCATACATATTCACCAGGAGAGGAAATCTTTGCCAAAGTGAATTCTCTGACCTCCATTGAAACTGAGCTTCCTTTCAGTTACTACAGTCTTCCTTATTGCAAACCTCCAGGAGGAATTAAAAAAAGCGCTGAGAATCTTGGCGAGCTGCTAATGGGAGATCAGATTGACAACTCTCCGTATCGATTCCGGATGAATGTCAACGAGTCTCTCTACCTGTGTACCACTCCAGAATTGAGTGAAAATGATGTAAAGCTTTTAAAGCAAAGAACTCGGGATCTGTATCAAGTGAACATGATACTTGATAACTTACCCGCTATGAGGTTTACTAACCAAAATGGGGTTAAAATTCAGTGGACGGGCTACCCAGTTGGGTATACTCCTCAGAGCAGTAATGATGATTACATCATTAACCATCTCAAGTTTAAGGTATATATTCATGAGTATGAAGGAGCTGGTGTGGAGATAATTGGCACAGGTGAAGAAGGTATGGGTGTCATTTCAGAAGCTGACAAAAAGAAGGCTTCAGGTTTTGAGATTGTTGGTTTTGAGGTTGTCCCTTGTAGTGTGAAATACGACCCTAAGAAGATGACTAAGCTACACACTTATGATACAGTTGCATCGGTCGGCTGTCCACAGGAGATTGGTAACTCTCAGATTATAAGGGAACATGAAAGGGTGTCCTTTACATATGACGTGGAGTTTGTAAAGAGCGATATTAGATGGCCATCTCGGTGGGATGCCTACCTGAAGATGGAAGGTGCCCGTGTGCACTGGTTCTCAATTCTAAACTCACTGATGGTAATTTTCTTCTTGGCAGGCATTGTTTTTGTCATATTTTTGAGAACAGTGAGAAGGGATCTGACAAGGTATGAAGAACTGGACAAAGAGGCTCAGGCCCAGATGAATGAGGAACTTTCTGGGTGGAAGCTTGTTGTTGGTGATGTTTTCAGAGAGCCTTCCCATCCAAAGTTACTCTGTGTGATGGTTGGAGATGGGGTTCAGATTACTGGGATGGCAGTTGTCACTATTGTTTTTGCTGCTCTTGGTTTCATGTCACCAGCTTCTCGAGGCATGCTGTTGACTGGCATGATATTACTTTATCTTTTCCTTGGAATTGCTGCTGGGTATGTCGGTGTGAGAATGTGGACAACTATTAAAGGTACATCTACAGGGTGGAGATCAGTTTCTTGGTCGATAGCTTGTTTCTTCCCTGGAATCGTTTTTGTTATTTTGACTTTCTTGAATTTCATCCTTTGGGGAAGTAGGAGCACTGGGGCTATTCCACTTTCCTTGTACTTTATACTCTTGGCACTCTGGTTCTGCATCTCAGTGCCCCTCACTCTCTTGGGTGGACACTTAGGCACACGAGCTGAGCCTATTAAGTACCCCGTGCGCACTAACCAGATCCCCAGAGAGATTCCTGCACGCAAATACCCCTCTTGGCTCCTCGTTCTTGGTGCTGGAACTCTTCCCTTTGGAACTCTCTTCATTGAGCTTTTCTTCATCCTTTCTAGCATCTGGCTTGGGAGGTTCTACTATGTCTTTGGCTTCTTGCTCGTCGTACTCTTGTTACTGGTGATAGTCTGTGCAGAAGTATCTGTTGTCCTGACTTACATGCATCTCTGTGTTGAGGATTGGATGTGGTGGTGGAAAGCGTTCTATGCCTCTGGATCGGTTGCGCTCTATGTGTTCTTGTACTCCATCAATTATCTTGTCTTTGACCTCCAAAGCCTGAGTGGACCAGTGTCGGCAACACTATATCTCGGGTACTCACTGATAATGGCAGTCGCGATCATGCTCTCTACGGGCACCATTGGTTTCCTTACTTCGTTCTACTTTGTTCATTACCTCTTCTCGTCAGTGAAGATTGATTAA